The following DNA comes from Limnobacter sp. SAORIC-580.
AAATGCCTGCGCATGACCCTGCGGTTTGCCTGCCCCCTAAACAAGCGGGGGCAACTTGAAAAGTCAATCGTGAAACGGTTCTGGGTGGAGTATGGTGAATTGACCAGCGTTCAGGCAGACACCGATTCCAAAACAGATTGAACCAGACGTGCCCGGTTTTGATCGGGCATCAATTCCAGTGTGCTGTTCAAGTTCAGGAAACGCTCGCATTCTACTGCAGGGGATACCAGGTAACCCTGCACATAATCAACGCCAAGTTCTTTGACTTCTCGCAGGGTATGTAAATCCTCCACCCACTCGGCCACACATTTGCAACCCAGATCGTGGGCCAAACCCACAATGGCAGTAATCACGGCATGGCTTTCCGTGCTGTGGCAAATGTTCTTCACAATCGATCCATCAATCTTGATGACATCTGCGTGCAGGTCCATCGCGTACCGGAAATTGCTGTACCCGGCACCAAAATCGTCCAGTGCAATGCGCACGCCCAGGCTGCGCACCTGTTCAATGAAATTCTGAACCGCCTGAAGATTGATCACCGAACCAACTTCTGTAATTTCGAGGCACAACTTTGAGGCGTGCTGCTGATGTACGCGAATCAACGCCAACGTGTCCTGTAGAAAAATTTCATCGTTCAAAGAACCGGGTGAGACATTGATGCTCAACACGCTCAACTTGTTTAACTGCTGTGCATGCTGAGCCAGAAAATCGAGTGTATGGCTTAATACCCAATTGTCCAGAAACGCGGTGTGCCCACCCCGCTCACAGGCCTCAATCAAAAACCCGGCCGATCCAAGCTTGCCGTTCTCATCCTTGATCCGTAACAGGGCTTCCGCATACAAGGGTCCGTTGTGCTCATTCAAAGCCAGTATGGGTTGCCACGCCAGGGTCAAACCAGTGGGCAATTTTTGATCATCGAGCCTGCGAATGGTTCTGGATTGATCAAGTAAACTGCGGGTCTGGTTTTGCTCAAACACCACCCGCTCAACCTTGTTGTTGCGTTTGGCCTTGAACTTGGACTCACGCATGGACATTTCAACGGTTTCCATGACATCGAGCACGTTGTCAACCAGCCCCTGAAATACCAGTGTAGCCAGCACAGAGGTTTGAATACTTCTGCCGTCAAATTGAAACGGCACTGAATCCAGCCTGTACAAAAATGCATTGAAGGCTTCTTCTGCACGCTCCGTGTCGTTCTGATGAATCATGATTGCGAATTGATCAACATGCAGCCGTGCAATCTCGCCATGGGCGTTCATGTGGCGATACAGCTCAGTGTGAAAGGCTCGAAGCAACTGGTCAGACACCGCAAGGCCATATGCGCTGATCAAACGCGAAAACTGTTGAATATCGACACAAAAGAAAGTGAAACTGGCCGCACGCTTGTTCAGCTTGTTGTGAATAATGTTTTGCAGCCCACGTCGATTCAGGGCGCCAGTCAATTCATCGTGTGTGGCCTGGTACTGCAAGGCCAACTCACGGTCTTTTCTGGCTGTAAAGTCCGCTACCACGCCCACGAGTTCCCGGTGATCGCGACTAACCACCAGCTCATACCAACGTGTTTGCCCCTCACCCACCACAACAGGCAATTCACGCCGTGATGATTTGCCGGGTTGCTCCAGCAAATTAAAAAGCGCAGCAAGGCGCTGCGGCTGAAGAAAGTCGAGCGTGGGCATGCCCTCCCGATTCAGGAACAAATCGGTGAACTGTTTGTTGAAGTGGATCAATTGACCATGGCGCGTGCAAGTAAACATGGCTGACGGCGCAATATCAAAAACACTCTCCAGGCGCTCGTGGGCCTGTTTTATTTCCTGTGCTGCCAACTGTTGTTGCCATTGTGCTTTCCTTAAAAACTCGGCCAAGGCAACAGCAGTCATGAGGCTGGCCAGCACCGTGACCGAGGCACTGTTGAAATACTGCAGCAGAAAACGTTGATCAAACCAGGCTGACAAAACTTCAGCCACTGCACCAGCCAAGGAAATCAACATCGCCGCGAGGTAGTAAATTGCAACGCGGTCACGTTTCTCCAGAAAATTCTGGATTACTACCCAAGCCACAGCCGAGGCTGCAACCAAGCTCATGGGCCAAAACAACTCCAGAAAGGTGCGGTACGGAGAGAACAGCGCCAGGGCAGTGAGAATTACACTGGCACACTGCAGGGCGCGCAATACACCCAACCACGATTCTCGGCAAATGTTTTCAAACAGGTGCCACACAATCAGCACTGTTGAGGTGAAGTACATGGCCAAGGCCAGCATGCGGGCCCGCATGAGCGGCTCAGATTTCAAATCAAAACCAAAAATTGAATGGTCCCAACCTTCCGACAATGCCACCAATCGAAGACTGGCAAACAGCCAGAACCCGTAACTGACAAACAGTACGCTGCGGGTCATGAACGCGGCAACTGCCACCATGCCGATCATGAGATAAAGAACACCCTCAAGAAAACTTTGGCGGCGTTCGGAGACCAGAATGGTTTCATTGAAATTTGCAGCTGTTTGCAAACCAATTTCAAGACTGGCGGGCCCGATGAACTTGAACTGGCAAAGTACACCTTGCAGATTGACAGGATTTGTCAGGTTTGCTGACACCACACGCCCCTGGTTTGTCTCCAGCTGAATTTCCTGCAAGGTGCCGTTGGGGTATGCAAGCCAGCAGCTGGACTGCACCACATGCCGTGATCTGAAAAAAATTTGTTCATACTGTTGTGCCATGGTTTGCGACACATTTGCATAAACCCAATAGGGCGTCTCTTTCAAGTGGGTGCGCAGCACAGTCTGCTCAGCTTGGTTTTTTAATTGTTCTACTACATTGAACAAACTGCCCTGCACATCTTCTTCAGCAAGGCTCGAGAATACCAGTGGCACTTCAGGGGGGCTGTTCTCGCCAAGCACCGACAAGTTGACAAAAGACACCAGCAGAAAAAAACTCAACAACACCACCGACAGAAAGGGCACCCAAGGTGTTTTCTGAAATGAGTCTGCGACAGCAATAGGCATGGAAATCATCCGATAGAGCGCAATTGATTTTGCGTTTCCAGTTGCAAGGTACGCATCTGAATGTTTTGCAACAAATCAGGATGAGAGCTGGAGAAATAAACTGAGTGGAGCGGATTCGCGCTTAATAACCAGCGTGCCTCGATATGAAATACATCAAACCAGAGAATTCGGTGAGGAATCATGCCAATGTGCTTCATGGCCACAAACTCATCAGGCTGAAGCACATCATCCAGATCAAACCGTCGGTACTGCCTGTCCACCGGGTAACGTACACAAAGAAAACATCGGTCCACCAAATTCGCCCTGCTGTACCAGTAGGCCGCTTTGATCAACATCAACCTCAATGCCAAACCATTCGAACGCGCAGGTATGGCCAGCCTCGATACCTCGGCAATTCGCCCTGTTCTCAGGGCCTTGGGCAATGCATATGACTCCTCAAGGCGAAGCTGCTGCTGATTGGCAATTTGAACCCGCACAGTGCCAATGCAACTTCCATCCAACTTTGAAAAAGCCAGAAGCACGGCAAAGTCGGGGTTGCGATCATCGGCATCGGGTACAGCCAGCTTTTCACCCAGCAAAGGCAGATGCTTTCCGTAAGCGATTTGACGGGCTTTGGCGGCCAGCTCAAGTTCACGGTCGTTTTGTGCAATCGCAATCCAGAATGGCAACAATTGGGAGCTTGGATCGAACAAAAAGTTGACTGCTGAAAGACTGGCCATGGGGTTCTCCGATGAATGGATTCACCTTAAATATTCCACATCCAATTTGCGTCCCCCCGATCGGGTTAAAGCTTCGGTCACTCCCTATCACCCTTAGGGCCTAGAAATAATCGGTATTCGGAATATCAATACAAGGTTTATCGAGTGTGAGAGAATCTGGCAAAACACAATAAATTCAGGAGATACAGCGCAATGAAAAAGAAAGAATTCGACGTGATCGTGTTCGGGGCAAGCAGCTTCGTCGGTCAAATTTTGGTGCAGTACCTGTGGAAGCGCCATGGCTTGAATGGCGAGATCAAATGGGCGATTGCGGGGCGCGATGCCGACAAACTGGCAGTGTTGAAAAACCGCTTGGGTGAGCAGGCCCGAGAGCTTCCGACCATTTTGGCCAATGCCGGTAAAGAAACTGATTTGCGAAATCTGTGTGCAAAAACCAGGGTTGTGGTTTCAACAGTGGGCCCTTACGCTTTGTATGGTTCCGATTTGGTGAAAGTGTGTGCTGAAACCGGCACCGACTACTGCGACCTCACCGGTGAAGTGCAATGGATTGCACGGATGATTGAAGCCCACGAAGACACCGCCAAACAAAGCGGTGCACGCATTGTGCATTGCTGCGGTTTCGATTCAATTCCTTCTGATTTGGGCGTGCTGTTTCTACAGAAGGCGGCCAGCGTTCAATATGGTGAACCTTGCCAACAAATACGCATGCGGGTCAGGAAACTGAAGGGTGAATTTTCAGGTGGCACCGTGGCCAGCATGATCAACGTAACGCGCGAAGTTGCGGCTGACCGTTCACTGGCGAAGAAACTGGCCAACCCATACTTGATATCCCCTGCCCGCCTGGCTGCACGCCAGCCCAATGTAAGCTTCGCAGAATTTGACCCAGTGGCAAAAAGCTGGCTGGCACCTTTTGTTATGGCGGGTATTAATACGCGCGTGGTTCATCGAAGCAATGCGCTGCAAAATTATGGATACGGAAAAGAATTCAAGTACGACGAAGCGATGATGACCGGAAATGGATTCAAAGGCCGCATGACTGCGATGGGACTGGCCAGCGGCATGGCTGGGTTTTTGATCGGTGCAGCACTGCCGCCAACCCGTTGGGTGCTTGAAAAATTCGTGGTTCCCAAACCTGGCGAAGGCCCCAGTGAAACTTCGCAGCAACGCGGCTCTTATGACCTGCGCTTTTATGGCACCACCAGCAAGGGCAATACTTTGACAGCCAAAGTAACAGGCGATATGGACCCGGGTTATGGCTCAACCGGAAAAATGCTGGGCGAGGCTGCGGTGTGCCTGGCCCTGGACATTCAAAACCACGCTGGCGGGTTCTGGACACCCGCCTCACTGATGGGCGAACAACTGATAAGCCGATTGCAACAGCATGCGGGCCTTACTTTCGAGCTGTTGCAGAATTAAACAACTTAACGCACTTCAAACCTGGCCAGCAAACGCCCAAGCTGGTCATACAACTCCATACGCTGACCCAGAATATTCCAGCTTCTGACCTGGGTCAGCGTGTCAATCAGTTCAGTATCTACATTACCCTCGCTTAAGCAGGCCATGCGTGTGGCAGCAACCAGGCTCAATTGAACAAAACTCCCGTCGAGTGCATACGTACCAAGCAACTGGTTACAACCCCCTGAGCCACTCAGCCGGTTGTTATCCACATGCAACATCAAACCCGGTGCACGGCCGGTTTCAGGCAACACCACTGGCTTTCCCTGCAGTTGTACCAGCGTCCAGAATTGATTTTCCAATTTGGCCGAGCGCAGGTGTTTGGGGCAATTGCCACTTGCAATGTTCTCAAAGCGCAGGGGGTGCAAACTTGGTGTAAGTTTATCCCCCTCCATCGATTGCGCAGGCTTGATATGACCATACACAGTCGCAAGCAGTGCCTGCCCGGGTTCTTCACGAAGTTGCAAATAAGCATTCTCAAGTTTTGCATTGTCACCCATGGCAACCACGGGCAAGTTCAGGCCACTTGCACATTCAATAAAACGGCCAGCATCGGCAAAATAGCGATAAAGCCCCGTGAGCGGAAACAACTTCAAGTCTGGTACATCCGCAGTTGCGGTGCGATTCAAGCTGTAATTCAAGGTCGAAAAAATGGTGCGCGCTTCAAGATCCAGCATTTCAATTTCGTCAGCTGACTTCACCCGAAAATAACGCAACTCGGAATTTTGCCCCTGCGTCACCAAAATGTTTCCGTAATGCGACATCACCCAACGTCCCAAATCGCTGGCTTGATTGGGCAAAGGTTGCCCCACATAAAATTGGCGGGAGAAAAAAGTACCGTCGGCCTGCAAGGTAATGTTTGTCTGAATACCTTCGCAACTGGCACAAGGCAAGGTGCCTGAAAATGTGGCGGGTAACTGGGGTAAGGGCACAGGGACAGCAGCAGTTGCGTTAACCGGGCCTGAGTGCCAGAAAACAAAAGCCATCAATACACACGCCCAGAGTTTCTCGAACATGGGGATTTGCTCCTGCGATGTTGTTGATTCTTGATTATTACATCCAAACATTTGCACTCAAAGTACAAGCTTCATCTCATGGGGAATTTGATACATGCAATCTGGAACACGTCTTTGTTGGTCGCTCCTTGTTTTTCTGCCGTTTGTGGTTGCATGCACGGGCGAAGAGCCCACTGCCCTGCCAACAACTCGCACCAATGCATCATCACTGGAACAAAACAGTCCTTGCTTTAACAATGCTTGTGCCAGTTTGCAGGAATTGCTGACCGTTCCGGATGCAGAGAACATGATTTTCTCGGCTGAAGGCAGGCTGTTTGTGTCCGGCGGGCAATCCGTGATTGAGGTGGTTAAAGTTGCCGATGAATTCGCGGCTCAAACCGTTTCCAGCGGGGTGTGCAACTTCACGGGTTTGGCGATTGCCAGGAATACCCTTTACGCCAATTGTGGCGACGGCACTTTGTGGGCAGGCAGCTTGAACAAATCCCCAATGACGATTTCACCGGTATTTGACTATGACAGCATGGGGTTGGCCAATGGACTAACCAGCAGTGCAGACGGCCAAACACTGTATGCAGTGGATGGACCGATTGCTACCAATGCCCTGCCCACTCCAAAAATTGTGAAACTGAAAGTTGCTGCCAACAACCCGCTGCAAGTGGAGAATCAAACGACATGGCTAGACCTGGCAGGTCGTTTTCCAAATGGCATTCAACGCCGGGGAAATCTGCTGTACTTTACTGATTCTGAAATACCAAACCTGGGCCGCTTGAATGTAGTGCCAATTCAACAGGATGGATCTGCCGGAATGCCATTGGTGCTGGCCACGCTGGAAAGCCTGCCGGACGACTTTTCAATTCTTCCCGATGGTTTCGCCGTTACCTACTTTTTAACGGGACAGGTCATTAAACTCAACTTTCTCGGCGAGCAAGTGGATGCCTTCAACCCACTGACCTTTTCAACCGGCACTTCGCAGGTCATGCAAGGCCGGCCACCACTGTTCTCCGGCACTGACTTGCTGGTGACTGAAAAAGGAATTCTGGGCGAACAAAGTAGCCCAGTAGGTAATAAATTGACTGTGGTGCGCAAGACAAGTACCAACTAAACACCGAGCAAGCCTAGAACTGCAAAAAGCACTTGTATTGATAATGATTATCATTTACGATGAATTCTCATTTGTATCAATCGGGAGTTCTTCATGCAGCAGGAAAACTGTACAGCTCAACTGGGTCAATGGTTAGCGGGCAGCGAAAACGGTTCAGTCTATTACTGTCAGGAAACCGGGGTGGTATCCCTCTGTCTTCACTACATGACCATGCGCTTTGAAGCCACTGCCTTTCGGGATTTGCTGGGCATGATGGGCTTTGCACAAGCCGAAATTCAACGAATCAAACAAGCTTTGGAGCAACCCACCCTGCAAGGCCACAACCGGCAGCATGCAGGTGGCGCGCTTCACTGATTCATGAAGGAATTGCCCCATGAAAGCCGCAGTGTGCATGAATAAATCGATGGATACCTTGCTGATTGAAAACGACGCCTTGTGCAGGCAACTGGCCAAACTGCAAGCACGCGCCAGTGAATTGATTCAAAAGCGATCGGCCGAAGTGGAGCAATTGACCACAGTGGTGGAGTACTTGAGTGCAGAACTTCACGACCGTGAAGCGATGATTTTGTTTTTGCGGGCCAAGCTTCAGGAGTTCAGGAAAATCGCTGAACTCCAGTAAGCAGCCCCTGATTAATTGGTTTGGAGGTAACCAAAATCAAATTTGTGCATGTCGTCATCCACACGTACCGTCACTGTGATGTCTTGCGCACTGCTGGCCGATAACTTTCGGGCCACAATAATTTCACCTTGTGTTTGCTCACCCGGGCGCACCACCTTCGGTTTCAAACTGTACTTTTGAATTCGGTCAAAGTCGGCAAAGGCTTGCTGCACATCAAGTCTGTCATTGAAATCGGTTTGAAACAGAAAACCGCTTCCGTGAAAACCCCTGTGAAAAGGTGAGTGATAAAACGGGCTGTAAAAAATTGGGGCCCTGAAACCGTAGAAAGAAAGTCGGTTTTGCACATCCTGAATTTGTGCCTCGTAACTGACCACAGTGGCCGGCTCGCCATTGAAAGTCACCGTGACGTTTTCCGTCGAAAACTCAACTGGAAACTTGCCGTTGTTCACAAAAGTTACGTTAAAACGAGGGTTATCAAATTGACGCATCGAGTTGTACACCGAGCCCACCTGCACCATGTGTTTTTTGCTCGAACTCAAAGACTCAAAACCCTGGTTTTGAACTGGCACCTGGTTCTCGGCCACCACTGGCCGAACGCTGTACATGGAGGCACATGCGCTCAAGAGCAATGCAGACCCCACCACCACACCTGTTGACACGCTGAACATACGCATTTGAATCACCTTTCTGCTACTTAAGTTGCTGCTAAAAACTGACGGACCACTCGATGTTATTTTATCCATATTGCATAGACCTTGACAGGTTTTCTTGGTTCACGGTTTGTTCGCTGGCACAGTTTCTGCATTGCAACATTCATACACACAGTTTTCGCCTCCAAAGCTGGAAATCGAGACTGTCTGGGAGAGTTAAGCGCACCTTTTAGGTGCAACTGACTTTCATATGCAGCAAAAACGGGCAAAGGCGCTCACTCACCAAGTCAATCCACAGATTGATTCGATGGGTGGGCGCTTTTTATTTTGAATTCCAAAAAGAGCCATTCGTCATGAACGACCACGCCAAACTGAATCTGTTCTCTTTTGCCGGGAAAATGAAAATCCTGCACATGAGCTGGATTGCATTTTTCATCACTTTTTTCGTGTGGTTCAACCACGCACCCATGCTCGGCGCCATTGCTGAATCGCTGAGCTTGAGCAAAGAACAGGTTAAAACACTGTTGATTTTGAATGTGGCACTGACCATTCCCGCACGCATATTGATTGGCATGCTGACCGACAAATTTGGCCCCCGCCTGGTTTACGCGGTGCTTCTGTTTGTGTCGTCCATTCCCTGCTTCATGTTTGCGCTTTCAACTGACTTTGCACAGGCCGCCATTTCCCGATTTCTATTGGGCTTTATCGGTGCCGGGTTCGTGATCGGTATTCGCATGGTCAGTGAATGGTTTCCAGCCCACCAGCTGGGTACGGCCGAAGGTATTTATGGCGGTTGGGGTAACTTTGGGTCGGCAGGTGCAGCCATGGTGCTGCCCACACTGGCCTTGTTGCTGGGCGGGCCTGACGGCTGGCGCTATGCAATTGCAATTACTGGTGTAATTTGCCTCTTGTTCAGCTTTGTGTGGTACTTCAATGTGAGCGACACCCCAAAGGGCTCTACCTACTTCAAACCCAAGAAAAGCGGTGGCATGGAAGTAACAAGTGTCAGCGATTTCTACTTCATGCTGCTGATGAAACTGCCCATGTATGCAGCATTGGCTTTGTTAACCTGGAAATTGTCTCCAGAAGGTGTCAGCATGCTCAGCAGTGCTGCAGCCAACACCATTTATGGCGTTCTGCTGTTGATTCTTGTGTACGACTGCTACGGTGCATACAAAGTAAACAGCGATATTTTCAAAACCCC
Coding sequences within:
- a CDS encoding EAL domain-containing protein, producing the protein MPIAVADSFQKTPWVPFLSVVLLSFFLLVSFVNLSVLGENSPPEVPLVFSSLAEEDVQGSLFNVVEQLKNQAEQTVLRTHLKETPYWVYANVSQTMAQQYEQIFFRSRHVVQSSCWLAYPNGTLQEIQLETNQGRVVSANLTNPVNLQGVLCQFKFIGPASLEIGLQTAANFNETILVSERRQSFLEGVLYLMIGMVAVAAFMTRSVLFVSYGFWLFASLRLVALSEGWDHSIFGFDLKSEPLMRARMLALAMYFTSTVLIVWHLFENICRESWLGVLRALQCASVILTALALFSPYRTFLELFWPMSLVAASAVAWVVIQNFLEKRDRVAIYYLAAMLISLAGAVAEVLSAWFDQRFLLQYFNSASVTVLASLMTAVALAEFLRKAQWQQQLAAQEIKQAHERLESVFDIAPSAMFTCTRHGQLIHFNKQFTDLFLNREGMPTLDFLQPQRLAALFNLLEQPGKSSRRELPVVVGEGQTRWYELVVSRDHRELVGVVADFTARKDRELALQYQATHDELTGALNRRGLQNIIHNKLNKRAASFTFFCVDIQQFSRLISAYGLAVSDQLLRAFHTELYRHMNAHGEIARLHVDQFAIMIHQNDTERAEEAFNAFLYRLDSVPFQFDGRSIQTSVLATLVFQGLVDNVLDVMETVEMSMRESKFKAKRNNKVERVVFEQNQTRSLLDQSRTIRRLDDQKLPTGLTLAWQPILALNEHNGPLYAEALLRIKDENGKLGSAGFLIEACERGGHTAFLDNWVLSHTLDFLAQHAQQLNKLSVLSINVSPGSLNDEIFLQDTLALIRVHQQHASKLCLEITEVGSVINLQAVQNFIEQVRSLGVRIALDDFGAGYSNFRYAMDLHADVIKIDGSIVKNICHSTESHAVITAIVGLAHDLGCKCVAEWVEDLHTLREVKELGVDYVQGYLVSPAVECERFLNLNSTLELMPDQNRARLVQSVLESVSA
- a CDS encoding N-acyl amino acid synthase FeeM domain-containing protein, with the translated sequence MASLSAVNFLFDPSSQLLPFWIAIAQNDRELELAAKARQIAYGKHLPLLGEKLAVPDADDRNPDFAVLLAFSKLDGSCIGTVRVQIANQQQLRLEESYALPKALRTGRIAEVSRLAIPARSNGLALRLMLIKAAYWYSRANLVDRCFLCVRYPVDRQYRRFDLDDVLQPDEFVAMKHIGMIPHRILWFDVFHIEARWLLSANPLHSVYFSSSHPDLLQNIQMRTLQLETQNQLRSIG
- a CDS encoding saccharopine dehydrogenase family protein → MKKKEFDVIVFGASSFVGQILVQYLWKRHGLNGEIKWAIAGRDADKLAVLKNRLGEQARELPTILANAGKETDLRNLCAKTRVVVSTVGPYALYGSDLVKVCAETGTDYCDLTGEVQWIARMIEAHEDTAKQSGARIVHCCGFDSIPSDLGVLFLQKAASVQYGEPCQQIRMRVRKLKGEFSGGTVASMINVTREVAADRSLAKKLANPYLISPARLAARQPNVSFAEFDPVAKSWLAPFVMAGINTRVVHRSNALQNYGYGKEFKYDEAMMTGNGFKGRMTAMGLASGMAGFLIGAALPPTRWVLEKFVVPKPGEGPSETSQQRGSYDLRFYGTTSKGNTLTAKVTGDMDPGYGSTGKMLGEAAVCLALDIQNHAGGFWTPASLMGEQLISRLQQHAGLTFELLQN
- a CDS encoding META domain-containing protein is translated as MFEKLWACVLMAFVFWHSGPVNATAAVPVPLPQLPATFSGTLPCASCEGIQTNITLQADGTFFSRQFYVGQPLPNQASDLGRWVMSHYGNILVTQGQNSELRYFRVKSADEIEMLDLEARTIFSTLNYSLNRTATADVPDLKLFPLTGLYRYFADAGRFIECASGLNLPVVAMGDNAKLENAYLQLREEPGQALLATVYGHIKPAQSMEGDKLTPSLHPLRFENIASGNCPKHLRSAKLENQFWTLVQLQGKPVVLPETGRAPGLMLHVDNNRLSGSGGCNQLLGTYALDGSFVQLSLVAATRMACLSEGNVDTELIDTLTQVRSWNILGQRMELYDQLGRLLARFEVR
- a CDS encoding NarK family nitrate/nitrite MFS transporter codes for the protein MNDHAKLNLFSFAGKMKILHMSWIAFFITFFVWFNHAPMLGAIAESLSLSKEQVKTLLILNVALTIPARILIGMLTDKFGPRLVYAVLLFVSSIPCFMFALSTDFAQAAISRFLLGFIGAGFVIGIRMVSEWFPAHQLGTAEGIYGGWGNFGSAGAAMVLPTLALLLGGPDGWRYAIAITGVICLLFSFVWYFNVSDTPKGSTYFKPKKSGGMEVTSVSDFYFMLLMKLPMYAALALLTWKLSPEGVSMLSSAAANTIYGVLLLILVYDCYGAYKVNSDIFKTPVPELHRYKFKQVAVLNVLYFATFGSELAVVSMLPLFYSETFSLSPVYAGLVASMYAFMNLMSRPGGGWISDKFGRKRTLLILTAGLAVGYALMGLTNSSWPLWLAVITTMACSFFVQAGEGAVFAAVPLIKRRLTGQIAGMTGAYGNVGAVVYLTVLSFVSYQAFFFVIALTAVVGFITLLFMEEPQGHMAEVKEDGTVELIRVG